A single genomic interval of Leptospira stimsonii harbors:
- a CDS encoding adenylate/guanylate cyclase domain-containing protein, with amino-acid sequence MKEIINWLSGSKSRDLEAKELLEELNEKLIESGIPVSRFFTSIPTMHPEVMVRSIIWTKEEETQMLLIPHGALSEPQYIDSPIYLIREGKKDFIRCKLVGPDADLSYPICIDLKERGATDYCIFPATFSLNVGSVVSWTTHAPEGFSDEQIDAFRSILSVLSLRLDLESRKFAVKELLEVYLGPNASKRVLSGEFRRGTGESIYAAILCADLRDFSSLSENNSPKRIVEILDHYFELTAQPIQEEKGEILKFIGDAILAIFPAKEDPYQACLSALNAAIKIKNSVKLWNQEHLDTQIHLGMALNVGDVVYGNVGAKDRLDFTVIGNAVNQAFRVESLCKDFGKSILTTEDFAEKIGKDQFEFLGARNLKGITGERNIFSPKE; translated from the coding sequence ATGAAAGAAATTATCAATTGGTTATCAGGGTCCAAATCGAGAGACCTTGAAGCGAAAGAATTATTAGAGGAACTCAATGAAAAGTTGATCGAATCCGGAATTCCGGTCTCGAGATTTTTTACAAGCATCCCCACGATGCATCCGGAAGTGATGGTGAGATCGATCATTTGGACGAAAGAAGAAGAAACACAAATGCTATTGATTCCTCACGGTGCATTGAGTGAACCACAATACATCGACAGTCCGATTTACTTGATCCGAGAAGGAAAAAAAGACTTTATCCGTTGTAAGCTGGTTGGACCGGATGCGGACCTTTCTTATCCGATCTGTATCGATCTAAAAGAAAGAGGCGCAACCGATTATTGTATTTTTCCGGCCACGTTCAGCCTCAATGTGGGAAGTGTGGTTTCCTGGACGACACACGCACCGGAAGGATTTTCGGACGAACAGATCGACGCCTTTCGATCCATCTTAAGCGTATTATCCTTACGTCTAGATTTGGAATCCAGAAAATTCGCAGTCAAAGAACTCTTAGAAGTCTATCTCGGACCGAACGCGTCCAAAAGAGTTTTATCCGGAGAATTCAGAAGAGGAACCGGAGAATCCATTTATGCGGCGATTCTTTGTGCAGACTTAAGAGACTTCTCTTCTCTCAGCGAAAATAATTCTCCAAAAAGAATCGTGGAAATTTTGGATCATTATTTTGAACTCACCGCCCAACCGATCCAGGAAGAGAAAGGCGAGATTCTAAAATTTATAGGCGATGCAATTCTTGCGATCTTTCCTGCGAAGGAAGATCCGTATCAGGCGTGTTTGTCCGCGCTCAATGCCGCAATCAAAATTAAGAATTCTGTAAAACTCTGGAACCAGGAACACCTGGATACTCAAATTCATCTGGGAATGGCGCTTAACGTGGGTGATGTCGTCTATGGAAACGTGGGAGCGAAAGATCGACTGGATTTTACGGTGATTGGGAACGCGGTCAATCAAGCATTTCGAGTAGAGTCGCTTTGCAAAGATTTTGGAAAGAGCATTTTAACCACGGAAGACTTCGCTGAAAAAATCGGAAAGGATCAATTTGAATTTCTCGGCGCTCGAAACCTAAAGGGAATCACGGGAGAGAGAAATATATTTTCTCCGAAAGAATGA
- a CDS encoding DUF4476 domain-containing protein has protein sequence MNLFFNKVSFLLALIVVNFSLFAANQTTFTNIKVRIEKEGFSDGKLSVLRSEASRATFTATQVAELMDLFSFSSDKIKALTSLRNRIEDPENAYVIVERFSYDSDKKSAASLLDGIESALPKPPRVTKKTVCWGDGPGRYCYTEYIEQ, from the coding sequence ATGAATCTTTTTTTTAATAAGGTATCGTTTCTATTGGCTTTGATTGTTGTGAATTTTTCTTTATTTGCGGCGAATCAAACGACTTTTACAAATATTAAAGTTAGGATCGAGAAGGAAGGCTTTTCCGATGGTAAATTGTCTGTTTTAAGATCAGAGGCATCGAGAGCGACTTTTACTGCGACCCAGGTAGCCGAGTTGATGGACCTATTCAGTTTTTCGAGCGATAAAATCAAAGCGCTCACCTCACTTCGAAATCGAATCGAAGATCCTGAGAACGCTTACGTAATCGTAGAACGTTTCTCATACGATTCCGATAAAAAGAGCGCGGCGAGTTTATTGGATGGAATCGAGTCAGCGCTTCCGAAGCCGCCGAGAGTCACTAAAAAGACGGTCTGTTGGGGGGATGGTCCGGGACGCTACTGTTACACGGAATACATCGAACAGTAA